Proteins encoded together in one Drosophila albomicans strain 15112-1751.03 chromosome 2R, ASM965048v2, whole genome shotgun sequence window:
- the LOC117575319 gene encoding serine protease 7 — protein MLTRKPVGILIIGMLLHCAVHAQQNCVNPNRNSGYCLSIYDCPSLIDLVQQILLTSNERMFLRDSQCENGFGRKPYVCCTRDKNYASVATTTPTPATTTTTARTVIQPSPTSANGDRGQGESLLPRPPACGPNSFLDRIYNGNDTALDEFPWMALLEYTNKRGQRELNCGGSLINNRYILTAAHCVTGQISVEVGQLTTVRLGEYDISKEIDCVRNVCNRPVLEIGVEEVIVHPQYNADDNNRHHDIALIRLNQQVELNEYIIPVCLPLVSTRAAINTNDKLTVSGWGRTLLARQSNIKQRIDLPVADQDYCKTKFATKRISVISSQLCVGGEYIRDSCDGDSGGPLMRYTGAWYLEGVVSFGNRCGLEGWPGVYTRVTDYMDWIIGTIRP, from the exons ATGTTGACTCGAAAACCTGTGGGAATTCTTATAATTGGCATGCTGTTGCATTGCGCAGTTCACGCACAACAAA ATTGTGTGAATCCAAACAGAAACTCGGGCTACTGCTTATCAATCTACGACTGCCCTAGTTTAATTGATCTTGTCCAGCAAATATTACTTACCAGCAATGAGCGAATGTTTCTGAGAGATTCCCAATGTGAAAACGGATTTGGGCGCAAGCCTTATGTTTGTTGCACTCGTGATAAAAACTACGCcagtgtggcaacaacaacaccgacacctgcaactacaactaccACAGCAAGGACAGTAATTCAACCCAGTCCAACGTCTGCCAATGGTGATAGAGGTCAGGGAGAAAGCCTCCTCCCAAGGCCACCAGCATGTGGACCAAATTCGTTCTTAGATCGCATTTACAATGGCAACGACACAGCGCTTGATGAGTTTCCATGGATGGCATTGCTTGAGTACACGAACA AAAGGGGTCAACGGGAGCTAAATTGTGGTGGCAGTCTGATCAACAATCGTTATATACTAACCGCTGCTCACTGCGTAACTGGCCAAATATCCGTCGAAGTGGGTCAGCT TACTACAGTGCGATTGGGCGAGTACGATATTAGCAAAGAAATCGACTGTGTGAGGAATGTTTGCAACCGGCCTGTGCTCGAGATTGGTGTTGAAGAAGTGATTGTGCATCCCCAGTACAATGCTGATGACAACAATCGTCATCACGATATCGCTCTCATTCGCCTCAATCAGCAAGTTGAACtcaatgaatatattatacCTGTCTGCCTGCCATTGGTCAGCACACGAGCAGCCATTAATACCAATGACAAGCTCACCGTGAGCGGCTGGGGTCGCACTCTTCTTG CTCGACAGAGCAACATCAAACAACGCATTGATCTGCCCGTTGCGGATCAAGATTATTGTAAGACGAAATTTGCAACTAAGAGAATAAGCGTCATAAGCTCGCAATTGTGCGTGGGAGGTGAATACATTCGGGATAGTTGCGATGGGGATTCAGGCGGACCATTGATGCGATACACGGGTGCTTGGTATTTGGAAGGAGTTGTCTCATTTGGTAACCGATGCGGTCTTGAAGGTTGGCCTGGTGTCTACACAAGAGTTACTGACTATATGGATTGGATAATTGGGACTATTCGTCCCTAA
- the LOC117575320 gene encoding uncharacterized protein LOC117575320, translated as MSQVEEQKSFVRISSRRDSSRSKFLSRPKTMTRTMTTTTHVPNEDIRPSMKHFTQRHTSDPRPNYRTETIIGKILSNAKYQPDDSPDLMSRQPSYRKFRIPYEMICANRYRDSLKSYEAQLKHEVKKIIDFQSSAADACYFVRCMAITSFWPPLHHMTDVKHTSKNFFQLSERERWRLQIIMNTDIT; from the exons ATGTCCCAAGTCGAGGAGCAAAAATCATTTGTTAGAATTTCATCAAGAAGGGATTCAAGTCGTTCGAAGTTTTTGTCAAGACCAAAAACCATGACAAGGACCATGACTACGACTACCCATGTTCCAAATGAAGATATTAGACCATCAATGAAACACTTCACCCAACGACATACCTCTGATCCAAGACCCAATTATCGAACAGAGACTATAATAGGTAAAATACTTTCTAATGCCAAGTACCAACCTGATGATTCTCCCGATTTGATGAGTCGCCAGCCAAGTTATAGGAAGTTCCGAATACCTTA TGAAATGATTTGCGCCAATCGTTATCGAGATTCGTTAAAGTCATACGAGGCGCAATTGAAGCATGAGgtaaagaaaattattgattttcaaaGTAGTGCAGCTGATGCATGTTACTTTGTGCG ttGCATGGCTATAACTAGCTTTTGGCCACCTTTGCATCATATGACTGATGTGAAACACACAAGCAAGAATTTCTTTCAGCTTTCCGAAAGGGAGAGATGGCGTCTTCAGATTATTATGAATACCGATATAACATAA